A single Ziziphus jujuba cultivar Dongzao chromosome 11, ASM3175591v1 DNA region contains:
- the LOC107435027 gene encoding zinc finger protein 3-like gives MEEIGGGETCPCEASSISAASDGTTTPCQNHHAHNKKIMNNMKLKEKLLVKSSSDINDRAELQNPELSSRVLLDLKLCNDESLHGGSSSKLELNLFNFMNNQHVSSHANNNESSGETTREKRKESRVFSCNFCKRVFSTIQALGGHQHAHKQERALAKRRQGMDVGAFGHLHFPYYPSSNISSHPLFGSFNRSIGVRMESMIHKPNAYQWPTQAGYRFNNYSGGGLGIGVGGVGWGRQATMNPQPSIDRLNLEGFQNNHIGGGGLGPAGTSASNNSSSSRFEETSTIRNLSVSTTTTTTTTNNNIVSGSSMVTNRPTGSDFIRRSEAMKTDHADVPELDLSLKL, from the coding sequence atggAAGAAATTGGTGGTGGAGAAACATGTCCCTGTGAGGCTTCAAGTATCTCTGCAGCCTCTGATGGAACTACTACTCCATGCCAAAATCACCATGCTCACAACAAGAAGATCATGAATAACATGAAACTCAAAGAAAAACTACTTGTCAAATCCTCCTCCGATATTAATGATCGAGCAGAACTCCAAAATCCCGAATTGAGTTCTCGAGTTCTACTCGATCTGAAGCTCTGCAATGATGAATCGCTTCATGGTGGTTCATCGTCGAAGCTAGAACTCAACCTTTTCAACTTCATGAACAACCAACACGTTTCTTCCCATGCAAACAACAACGAGTCTTCGGGTGAGACAACCCGAGAGAAGAGAAAGGAATCTAGGGTGTTCTCATGCAACTTCTGCAAGAGAGTATTCTCTACCATTCAAGCCTTGGGAGGCCATCAACACGCACATAAACAAGAGCGTGCTTTGGCGAAACGACGCCAAGGAATGGATGTGGGTGCTTTTGGACATCTTCACTTTCCTTATTATCCTTCTTCAAACATATCCAGCCACCCTCTTTTTGGATCTTTCAATAGGTCTATTGGTGTTAGGATGGAATCAATGATACATAAGCCTAATGCTTATCAATGGCCAACACAGGCTGGATACCGGTTCAACAACTATAGTGGAGGTGGCCTTGGTATTGGTGTCGGTGGTGTTGGATGGGGGAGGCAGGCTACCATGAATCCACAACCTTCCATTGATAGACTAAACCTTGAAGGGTTTCAGAATAATCATATTGGTGGTGGAGGATTAGGGCCTGCAGGAACTTCAGCCTCtaataattcttcttcttcaaggtTCGAAGAAACTAGTACAATTCGGAATTTGAGTGtttctactactactactactactactactaataataatattgtttctGGTTCAAGCATGGTGACCAATAGGCCGACAGGTTCTGATTTTATCCGGAGAAGTGAAGCTATGAAAACTGATCATGCTGATGTTCCAGAACTTGATTTGTCTCTCAAgctttag